One Rubripirellula reticaptiva genomic region harbors:
- the pyrH gene encoding UMP kinase gives MPIDADSPTSLQYKRVILKLSGESLADSGGRGISGEESGQIAQQIKSAHKSGCQIAIVIGGGNILRGGQFSGANALVQEATAHYMGMLATVINSLAMQDTLESIGLTTRVMSAVAMDKVCETFIRRRAIEHLEKGHVVILAAGIGNPFVTTDTAAAQRALELDADVVLKATRVDGVYSDDPEKNPHAVLYESLTYAEVIQKNLKVMDATAIALCNEHAKPILVFNFKKDGNIVKAIKGDTVGTWIGSTQKPK, from the coding sequence ATGCCAATCGACGCCGACAGTCCGACAAGTCTTCAATACAAACGCGTCATTTTAAAACTCAGTGGCGAAAGCTTGGCCGATTCGGGAGGTCGCGGAATCAGCGGCGAAGAGTCCGGCCAGATCGCGCAACAAATCAAAAGCGCCCACAAATCCGGGTGCCAAATCGCGATCGTGATCGGCGGAGGCAACATCCTTCGCGGCGGCCAGTTTTCGGGCGCCAATGCGCTCGTTCAAGAAGCAACCGCTCACTACATGGGCATGCTGGCGACGGTCATCAACTCGCTAGCGATGCAAGACACGCTGGAATCAATTGGACTGACCACGCGAGTGATGTCTGCCGTTGCGATGGACAAGGTTTGCGAGACATTCATTCGCCGCCGCGCGATCGAGCACCTTGAAAAAGGTCACGTCGTCATTCTGGCCGCCGGTATCGGTAACCCGTTCGTAACGACCGACACGGCCGCGGCGCAGCGTGCGTTGGAACTCGACGCCGACGTGGTACTGAAAGCGACTCGCGTTGACGGCGTTTACAGTGACGACCCTGAAAAGAACCCGCATGCAGTTCTTTACGAGTCGCTGACCTATGCCGAAGTCATCCAGAAGAACTTAAAAGTCATGGATGCGACCGCGATCGCCCTATGCAACGAACATGCCAAGCCAATTCTTGTGTTCAACTTTAAGAAGGACGGAAACATCGTCAAAGCCATCAAAGGCGACACGGTTGGCACTTGGATCGGATCGACCCAAAAACCCAAGTGA
- the rpsB gene encoding 30S ribosomal protein S2 has translation MANPIVQEMIEAGVHFGHRTSLWNPKMAPYIFGRKNQIHVMDIRETLRGMLRAKKYLGQVAAGGSLILFVGTKRQAGEAVEEQALRCGMPFVSERWLGGTLTNFRTIRSRLTRLEELEDLRGSDKINDYSKKMQSTINREYRKMYRNLNGLRTMNRLPECLFIVDPGKERNAVREAKRLGIPTVALIDTDSDPSQIDLPIPGNDDGIRSVELILKQLADAINAGKGQSAIEPADDSAPAPAAEPAAEETTAT, from the coding sequence GTGGCAAATCCGATTGTTCAAGAGATGATCGAAGCTGGTGTTCACTTTGGACACCGAACCAGCTTGTGGAATCCGAAGATGGCTCCGTACATCTTCGGCCGCAAAAACCAGATTCACGTGATGGACATCCGCGAAACGCTTCGCGGAATGCTCCGAGCCAAGAAATATCTCGGTCAAGTTGCCGCTGGCGGCAGCCTGATTCTGTTTGTCGGCACCAAGCGTCAAGCTGGCGAAGCCGTCGAAGAACAAGCGTTGCGATGCGGCATGCCATTCGTTAGCGAACGATGGTTGGGCGGCACGCTGACCAACTTCCGCACCATTCGCAGCCGATTAACCCGTTTGGAAGAACTGGAAGATCTACGTGGCAGCGACAAGATCAACGACTACAGCAAGAAAATGCAGTCGACGATCAACCGCGAGTACCGCAAGATGTACCGCAACCTAAACGGTCTTCGTACCATGAACCGCTTGCCCGAGTGCTTGTTCATCGTCGACCCAGGCAAGGAACGAAACGCAGTCCGCGAAGCCAAGCGTCTTGGCATCCCGACCGTCGCACTGATCGATACCGACAGCGATCCATCGCAAATCGACCTGCCAATTCCCGGCAACGATGACGGCATCCGCAGCGTTGAATTGATCCTGAAGCAATTGGCTGATGCGATCAACGCGGGCAAAGGCCAATCGGCAATCGAACCAGCCGACGACAGTGCACCCGCACCTGCTGCGGAACCAGCGGCCGAAGAAACGACCGCTACCTAG
- a CDS encoding PSD1 and planctomycete cytochrome C domain-containing protein, giving the protein MALKFRPQCFVWLIVVTQIASIGFAEEHAFSFSDDVRPILSNHCFACHGPDETHREADVRLDVPGEVDLDEVLARIQSDDPDRMMPPPEMNKPLSPGQIKTLSGWLESGAQYQQHWSFVPPTIPVVPPLASQALPPGSPSGDWDSSVIDRFVLAQIAKKNKVASPPADRRNLIRRLSIDLTGLPPSIDDIDAFLADDSEDAYAKLVDRLMASPHYGEHMARYWLDLVRFADTNGLHHDHYREMTPYRDWVIRAFNENLPFDDFAKFQVAGDLFPDPTTDQLIASGFNRLHLIIDVGTALPEESFFRNVVDQVTAVGTAFMGLTVQCAVCHDHKYDPITQRDFYQLYAFYNNFDGEPETGRRGTSDFKRGLQSPYLDLPTDEQAAELQRLDKMIAELEKQEPKAAKKDLDDANRERDALTLQIPATLVMKERQEVRPAHILIRGAYDQPGDEVVRATPGFLPPMKPTDGPPTRMDLADWLTDPGNPLMSRVTVNRFWQQFLGVGLVKTAEDFGAQGQPPSHPELLDHLATEFLESSWNVKSLVRSIVMSATYRQASSASPESFRDDPENRLLTRGSRFRLDAEVIRDQLLSVSGLLNLEMNGKSVKVPQPAGLWKTVAMPSSYPSTFVADEGDKIYRRSIYTFWKRGMPPPQMTIFDAPSRESCIARRERTNTPLQALLLMNEKQYFSAAMKLAYSLQARTDLSVVDRIALAYESTTSLPPDDAALGVLAEAHAQFHESYAADPDAALAMIAGSETAEVQAVKDPAAQIDLAAMTMIVHSIFNLDRVKTHE; this is encoded by the coding sequence ATGGCATTAAAATTTCGACCGCAGTGTTTTGTGTGGTTGATCGTTGTGACGCAAATTGCTTCGATTGGATTCGCCGAGGAACATGCATTTTCGTTCAGCGACGATGTTCGCCCGATTTTGTCAAACCACTGTTTCGCTTGTCACGGACCTGATGAAACGCACCGCGAAGCCGATGTGCGATTGGACGTGCCGGGCGAAGTCGATCTGGACGAAGTGCTCGCTCGCATCCAATCGGACGATCCCGATCGGATGATGCCGCCGCCAGAAATGAACAAGCCGCTCAGTCCCGGGCAGATCAAGACTCTCTCAGGCTGGCTCGAGTCGGGTGCCCAGTACCAACAGCACTGGTCATTTGTCCCGCCGACCATTCCGGTCGTCCCGCCGCTGGCCAGTCAGGCATTACCGCCTGGAAGCCCGTCGGGCGATTGGGATAGCTCGGTGATCGACCGTTTCGTGTTGGCTCAGATCGCAAAAAAGAACAAAGTCGCAAGCCCGCCAGCCGATCGTCGGAATCTAATCAGGCGACTGTCGATCGATTTGACGGGACTGCCGCCATCAATTGATGACATCGATGCGTTCTTGGCTGACGATTCCGAGGATGCGTACGCCAAGTTGGTCGACCGCTTGATGGCATCGCCCCACTATGGCGAACACATGGCGAGATATTGGTTGGACTTGGTTCGGTTCGCTGACACCAACGGTCTGCACCACGATCACTATCGCGAGATGACGCCATACCGAGACTGGGTGATTCGGGCTTTCAATGAGAACTTGCCATTTGATGATTTCGCAAAGTTTCAAGTTGCCGGCGATCTGTTTCCGGATCCCACCACGGACCAATTGATCGCATCCGGTTTCAATCGATTGCACCTGATCATCGACGTCGGCACGGCGCTGCCCGAAGAAAGCTTTTTTCGCAACGTAGTGGACCAAGTCACCGCGGTCGGTACTGCGTTCATGGGGCTGACGGTTCAGTGTGCGGTTTGCCATGACCACAAGTACGACCCCATCACTCAGCGTGACTTTTATCAACTGTACGCGTTCTACAACAACTTCGATGGCGAACCCGAAACCGGCAGGCGTGGCACGTCGGACTTCAAGCGTGGATTGCAGTCGCCGTACCTGGATCTACCGACTGACGAACAAGCCGCCGAACTGCAGCGACTCGACAAGATGATCGCAGAGCTTGAAAAGCAGGAACCAAAGGCTGCGAAGAAAGATCTTGATGATGCCAATCGCGAACGTGATGCCTTGACGTTGCAGATTCCAGCGACGTTAGTGATGAAAGAACGCCAGGAAGTTCGCCCCGCCCATATTCTGATCCGCGGCGCGTATGACCAACCGGGCGATGAAGTCGTCCGCGCGACTCCTGGATTCCTGCCGCCGATGAAACCAACCGATGGCCCGCCGACTCGAATGGACTTGGCCGATTGGTTGACCGATCCCGGGAACCCGTTGATGTCGCGAGTGACGGTGAATCGTTTTTGGCAACAGTTCTTGGGCGTCGGCTTGGTGAAGACGGCCGAAGACTTTGGCGCTCAGGGCCAACCACCTTCGCACCCCGAATTGCTGGATCACTTGGCGACCGAGTTTTTAGAGTCGAGCTGGAACGTCAAGTCGCTAGTCCGGTCAATCGTGATGTCGGCGACCTATCGGCAGGCTTCGAGTGCTTCGCCGGAATCGTTTCGTGATGATCCAGAAAATAGGTTGTTGACGCGAGGGTCGCGGTTTCGTTTGGACGCCGAAGTGATTCGCGATCAACTGCTTAGCGTTAGCGGGCTGTTGAACCTGGAAATGAACGGCAAGAGTGTCAAAGTTCCTCAGCCGGCCGGTTTGTGGAAGACGGTCGCGATGCCAAGTTCGTACCCCAGCACGTTTGTCGCCGACGAAGGTGACAAGATTTATCGGCGCAGCATTTATACATTCTGGAAGCGAGGAATGCCGCCGCCGCAAATGACCATCTTTGACGCTCCGTCACGCGAAAGTTGCATCGCGCGTCGCGAGCGTACTAACACGCCCTTGCAGGCGTTGTTGTTGATGAACGAGAAACAGTATTTTTCGGCCGCCATGAAGTTGGCTTACTCCTTGCAAGCTCGAACGGACTTATCGGTTGTCGATCGAATTGCACTTGCGTATGAGTCGACCACTTCGCTGCCACCGGATGATGCGGCGCTAGGTGTACTCGCCGAAGCACACGCTCAATTCCACGAAAGTTATGCCGCCGATCCCGACGCCGCGCTGGCGATGATCGCAGGCAGTGAAACCGCCGAGGTTCAGGCTGTCAAAGATCCGGCGGCGCAGATCGATTTGGCTGCGATGACCATGATCGTTCACTCGATATTCAATCTCGATAGGGTAAAGACTCATGAATAA
- the tsf gene encoding translation elongation factor Ts translates to MATISAKDVSELRRTTGAGMMDCKKALEESGGDMEGALDYLRKKGQKVAAKRADREANEGVVSAMTEGNRGQLLALSSETDFVAKNDAFIELTNAIAKLAFENNCKTKEDVVALPFEGGTVGERLVAETGKVGEKIEVSDFQVVEGENITQYIHAGSKIGVLVSYADGGHAEAPQFFRCVAMHIAAMKPSILHPSEFDEELVAKETEALRAQIIAENEVNERENLGKPQKNVPQYASMRQLTESVLKAAEDAIKAELAAEGKPEKIWDKIVPGKMDRFIADNTLLDQERCLLSQFYALDDTKTVEAAIKELSADAKVLAFRRVSVGG, encoded by the coding sequence ATGGCAACGATTTCCGCAAAAGACGTCAGCGAGCTGAGAAGAACGACCGGCGCCGGCATGATGGACTGCAAGAAAGCGTTGGAGGAATCGGGCGGCGATATGGAAGGCGCCCTGGATTACCTTCGCAAGAAAGGCCAGAAAGTTGCCGCCAAGCGAGCCGATCGCGAAGCCAACGAAGGTGTTGTCTCGGCAATGACCGAAGGCAACCGCGGTCAACTGTTGGCACTCAGCAGCGAAACTGACTTCGTCGCCAAAAACGACGCGTTCATCGAATTGACCAACGCCATCGCCAAGCTGGCTTTCGAAAACAACTGCAAGACGAAAGAAGACGTCGTCGCGTTGCCGTTCGAAGGCGGCACGGTTGGCGAACGCTTGGTTGCCGAGACTGGCAAGGTTGGCGAAAAGATCGAAGTTTCGGATTTCCAAGTCGTCGAAGGTGAAAACATCACCCAGTACATCCACGCCGGCAGCAAGATCGGCGTTTTGGTTTCGTACGCAGACGGTGGCCACGCCGAAGCACCCCAGTTCTTCCGCTGTGTCGCGATGCACATCGCAGCCATGAAGCCTTCGATCTTGCACCCGAGCGAATTTGACGAAGAATTGGTCGCGAAGGAAACCGAAGCCTTGCGTGCTCAGATCATCGCCGAAAACGAAGTCAACGAACGCGAAAACTTGGGCAAGCCGCAAAAGAACGTTCCTCAGTACGCCAGCATGCGTCAACTGACCGAATCGGTCTTGAAGGCTGCTGAAGACGCGATCAAGGCCGAACTGGCTGCCGAAGGCAAACCAGAAAAGATCTGGGACAAGATCGTGCCCGGCAAAATGGATCGCTTCATCGCCGACAACACGCTGCTTGACCAAGAACGATGCTTGCTGAGCCAGTTCTACGCTCTTGACGACACCAAAACCGTCGAAGCTGCGATCAAGGAATTGAGCGCCGATGCCAAGGTACTGGCATTCCGCCGCGTATCCGTTGGCGGCTAG